The Oncorhynchus tshawytscha isolate Ot180627B linkage group LG20, Otsh_v2.0, whole genome shotgun sequence genome has a window encoding:
- the sgsm1b gene encoding small G protein signaling modulator 1 isoform X1: protein MGEAETRQKLLRNVKKEVKQIMEESVTRKFVHADSSHIISFCAVVEACVLHGLKRRAAGLLCSNKVAALFMKVGKSFTPAEELCQKVQELEQLIETNRQAQLNNGSVQKQPGLTNLPPQGLRNLWIRTALMEKLLDKIVMYLVENSSTFYDSEAILLDPVDGPILASLLVGPCALEYTKVKTADHFWTDPSADELVQRHRIHSGHCRQDSPSRRPALIQKRQSSGSMEDRPILWARDYVESLHQNNRATLLFGKNNVLVQPRDDMEAIPGYLSLHQTADLMTLKWTPNQLMNGTVADDTEKSVYWDFAMTIRLEEIVYLHCHQQVDSGGTVVLVSQDGIQRPPLRFPRGGHLLQFLTCLETGLLPHGQLDPPLWSQRGKGKVFPKLRKRSPQGSVESVSDKEEDEATDYVFRILLPGTPSDFVAPELMDQAVNMWHPTPRKSSCFSCSQNGSPVGSLSNGCNQDRAPLKLLCDTMKYQIISRAFYGWLAYCRHLSTVRIHLSALVNPTIVDPNVPHDARGGLTVDVWSSFLQDCSAYDEHELLRMVYYGGVAPTIRKEVWPFLLGHYHFDMTQKRRLEVDKQVRAYYEQTMKEWLGCEAIVKQREGEKHAEAIAKCNSVERPGPVQRDSTISTDSSQSTSSEKQIAQSDSSSSTQAFGSVEEVDPIESEMKPEEGKEVSKIPLKDCPDVANRNVTSESGYPPKKISVGSGLPEQPQSTNNNSPATKLPATDLTVKTVATQPSPEPSEPQGAASRPVAETQAGSKLTEDLPVSRSTEEPKVTITVDDKAGEERPKAPTQESKAPESKEVECSESVQIIQISERVKERGSDKEDVNSLGNTETENKVAGNGLSEVSTTKDPKLPVRAAYATENTDILKLEMEVSNVYIPAPPLGEATVNKTLESKASVSEPSCATEPSLTEGNKASTIAVEAGIAEKEDPNFSDIEEITESELQKIKTPQTSEACVCEKDMGSTEEKVSEIAEAKTLDTVEASVPEKSNTKAAEMTVAIDSEKHAPCMPVLKPPQLEARASVTVTAHSMRSPDTLDSDDSPSALEMEDIPTAWARPLSGLMAPPAAPFLALGRVVSGEPVLHASSNTSLDGTEPTLSEEEPEMESLYPQSDFLVVTGELKPEVSPVVVSPAGTTYSQEQLDLYLLNLHRIDKDVRRCDRTYWYFTPANLEKLRNIMCSYVWQHLEIGYVQGMCDLLAPLLVILDDEVMAFSCFSELMKRMNQNFPHGGAMDSHFANMRSLIQILDSELFELMQMNGDYTHFYFCYRWFLLDFKREMLYDDVFSVWESIWAATYTSSTHFVLFIALALVEIYRDIILENNMDFTDIIKFFNEMAEHHNIPQVLTMARDLVLKVQTLIENK, encoded by the exons CTGTAGTGGAGGCATGTGTGCTCCATGGGCTGAAGAGGCGAGCAGCGGGCCTCCTTTGCAGTAATAAGGTAGCAGCACTCTTCATGAAGGTGGGGAAGAGCTTCACCCCGGCGGAGGAACTCTGTCAGAAGGTCCAGGAACTAGAGCAGCTCATTGAGACCAA CAGACAGGCTCAACTAAATAATGGCAGTGTTCAGAAGCAACCCGGATTGACCAACCTCCCCCCTCAGGGCTTGAGGAACCTGTGGATCCGCACTGCTCTCATGGAGAAGCTTCTGGACAAGATTGTCATGTACCTAGTGGAGAACAGCAG TACGTTCTATGACAGTGAGGCCATTCTATTGGATCCTGTGGATGGACCAATCCTTGCCTCTCTGTTAG TCGGCCCCTGTGCTCTGGAGTACACTAAGGTGAAGACAGCCGACCACTTCTGGACAGACCCCTCTGCTGATGAGCTCGTCCAGAGACACCGCATCCACAGTGGCCACTGTCGCCAGGACTCCCCCTCCAGGCGACCTGCCCTG ATCCAGAAGAGGCAGTCCAGTGGCAGTATGGAGGACAGGCCCATCCTGTGGGCTCGGGACTACGTTGAGTCCCTCCATCAGAACAACAGGGCTACACTGCTGTTTGGCAAGAACAACGTCCTGGTGCAgccg AGGGATGACATGGAGGCTATCCCAGGGTACCTGTCTCTCCACCAGACTGCAGATCTCATGACCCTGAAATGGACCCCCAACCAGCTCATGAATGGCACTGTGGCAGATGACACTGAAAAAAG TGTTTACTGGGACTTTGCCATGACTATTCGCCTGGAGGAGATTGTTTATCTACACTGCCATCAGCAAG TGGACAGTGGTGGAACAGTGGTTCTGGTGAGTCAGGATGGGATCCAGAGGCCTCCGCTGCGGTTCCCCCGGGGAGGACACCTGCTCCAGTTCCTGACCTGCCTGGAGACAGGCCTGCTGCCACACGGACAACTCGACCCCCCTCTGTGGTCCCAGAGGGGAAAG GGAAAGGTTTTCCCTAAGTTGCGGAAGAGGAGTCCGCAGGGGTCTGTGGAGTCTGTGTCGGATAAAGAGGAGGACGAGGCCACTGACTATGTCTTCCGGATCCTGCTCCCTGGTACTCCGTCAGACTTTG TGGCTCCAGAGCTGATGGACCAGGCGGTGAACATGTGGCACCCCACCCCCAGGAagtcctcctgtttctcctgctCTCAGAACGGATCCCCTGTTGGCTCACTATCCAACGGCTGCAACCAGGACAGGGCTCCCCTGAAACTCCTCTGTGACACCATGAAGTACCAGATCATTTCCCGTGCTTTCTATGGCT GGCTTGCCTACTGCCGTCACCTGTCCACCGTTCGTATCCACCTCTCTGCCCTGGTCAACCCCACCATCGTCGACCCTAACGTGCCTCATGATGCCCGAGGAGGGCTGACTGTGGATGTCTGGAGCAGCTTCCTCCAGGACTGCTCT GCGTATGATGAGCATGAGCTTCTGCGGATGGTGTACTATGGTGGTGTGGCCCCTACAATACGCAAGGAGGTCTGGCCATTCCTGCTGGGACACTACCACTTCGATATGACCCAGAAACGTAGGCTGGAG gtggataAGCAGGTGCGGGCCTACTATGAGCAGACTATGAAGGAGTGGCTGGGCTGTGAGGCCATCGtcaagcagagggagggggagaagcaTGCTGAAGCCATAGCCAAGTGCAATTCTGTGGAAAGACCAGGACCAGTGCAGCGAGACTCCACCATCAGCACTGAT TCCTCACAGAGCACCAGTTCAGAGAAACAGATTGCCCAGAGTGACTCCAGCAGTAGCACACAG GCATTTGGGTCTGTGGAGGAGGTGGATCCGATAGAATCCGAGATGAAGCCAGAGGAAGGCAAAGAGGTGTCCAAAATACCTTTGAAAGACTGCCCAGATGTGGCCAACCGCAATGTTACCTCAGAATCTGGATACCCACCCAAAAAAATCTCTGTTGGCTCAGGTCTTCCAGAACAGCCCCAAAGCACAAACAACAACAGCCCTGCAACAAAACTTCCTGCAACTGATTTAACTGTCAAAACAGTTGCCACTCAGCCATCACCAGAGCCATCAGAGCCCCAGGGAGCTGCATCTAGGCCAGTGGCAGAGACCCAAGCTGGGTCAAAGCTAACCGAGGATCTCCCTGTCTCAAGATCAACAGAGGAACCAAAGGTCACGATAACAGTTGATGACAAGGCAGGGGAGGAGCGTCCTAAGGCTCCAACACAAGAGTCCAAAGCCCCAGAGAGTAAAGAGGTTGAATGCTCTGAATCGGTACAAATCATACAAATCTCAGAGAGGGTTAAAGAAAGGGGTTCTGACAAAGAAGACGTGAATTCCTTAGGAAATACTGAAACCGAAAACAAAGTTGCAGGAAATGGGTTGTCTGAAGTTTCCACCACAAAAGACCCAAAGCTGCCTGTGAGAGCTGCGTACGCAACTGAGAATACTGATATTCTCAAACTAGAAATGGAGGTTTCTAATGTATATATTCCAGCTCCACCACTAGGTGAGGCCACAGTTAATAAAACACTAGAGAGCAAAGCCTCAGTGTCAGAACCATCCTGTGCCACAGAACCATCTTTAACAGAAGGAAACAAAGCTTCAACaatagcagtggaggctggtattGCTGAAAAAGAGGACCCAAACTTCTCTGACATTGAAGAAATCACAGAATCTGAATTACAAAAAATTAAAACCCCTCAAACCAGCGAAGCTTGTGTTTGTGAGAAAGACATGGGTAGTACTGAAGAAAAGGTTTCAGAAATAGCTGAAGCCAAAACATTAGACACTGTGGAGGCCAGTGTCCCTGAGAAAAGCAATACCAAAGCTGCAGAAATGACAGTTGCCATAGATTCAGAGAAACATGCACCTTGCATGCCAGTACTGAAGCCACCTCAGCTAGAGGCCAGGGCCAGTGTTACAGTGACAGCCCACTCTATGCGTTCTCCTGATACACTAGATTCTGATGACTCGCCCTCTGCCTTAGAGATGGAGGACATTCCCACGGCCTGGGCAAGACCCTTGTCCGGCCTGATGGCTCCCCCTGCTGCCCCCTTCTTGGCCCTGGGGAGAGTTGTTTCAGGGGAACCTGTCCTGCATGCAAGCTCCAACACCAGTCTTGATGGAACTGAGCCAACCCTGTCTGAGGAGGAGCCTGAGATGGAGAGTCTCTACCCCCAGTCTGACTTTTTGGTTGTGACAGGTGAACTCAAACCTGAGGTTTCACCAGTGGTAGTGTCCCCTGCAGGGACTACCTACTCT CAAGAGCAGCTGGACTTGTACTTGCTCAACCTGCATCGCATTGATAAGGACGTGAGACGCTGTGACAGAACCTACTGGTACTTCACCCCTGCTAACCTGGAGAAACTACGCAACATAATGTGCAGTTATGTGTGGCAGCATCTGGAGATTGGCTATGTCCAGGGCATGTGTGATCTGCTGGCTCCTTTACTGGTCATTCTGGATGACG AGGTCATGGCTTTCAGCTGCTTCTCTGAGTTGATGAAGAGGATGAATCAGAACTTCCCCCATGGAGGGGCCATGGACTCACACTTTGCCAACATGCGCTCCCTCATCCAG ATCCTTGATTCAGAGCTCTTTGAACTGATGCAGATGAATGGAGACTACACTCACTTCTACTTCTGCTACCGCTGGTTCCTGCTAGACTTCAAAAGAG AGATGTTGTATGATGATGTGTTCTCCGTGTGGGAGAGCATCTGGGCGGCCACGTATACCTCCTCCACTCATTTTGTCCTCTTCATCGCTCTGGCACTGGTGGAGATATACCGAGACATCATCCTAGAGAACAACATGGACTTCACTGACATCATCAAGTTCTTCAACG AAATGGCTGAGCATCACAACATCCCGCAGGTCCTAACGATGGCTCGAGACTTGGTCCTCAAAGTGCAGACTCTCATAGAAAACAAGTGA
- the sgsm1b gene encoding small G protein signaling modulator 1 isoform X2, whose amino-acid sequence MGEAETRQKLLRNVKKEVKQIMEESVTRKFVHADSSHIISFCAVVEACVLHGLKRRAAGLLCSNKVAALFMKVGKSFTPAEELCQKVQELEQLIETKQAQLNNGSVQKQPGLTNLPPQGLRNLWIRTALMEKLLDKIVMYLVENSSTFYDSEAILLDPVDGPILASLLVGPCALEYTKVKTADHFWTDPSADELVQRHRIHSGHCRQDSPSRRPALIQKRQSSGSMEDRPILWARDYVESLHQNNRATLLFGKNNVLVQPRDDMEAIPGYLSLHQTADLMTLKWTPNQLMNGTVADDTEKSVYWDFAMTIRLEEIVYLHCHQQVDSGGTVVLVSQDGIQRPPLRFPRGGHLLQFLTCLETGLLPHGQLDPPLWSQRGKGKVFPKLRKRSPQGSVESVSDKEEDEATDYVFRILLPGTPSDFVAPELMDQAVNMWHPTPRKSSCFSCSQNGSPVGSLSNGCNQDRAPLKLLCDTMKYQIISRAFYGWLAYCRHLSTVRIHLSALVNPTIVDPNVPHDARGGLTVDVWSSFLQDCSAYDEHELLRMVYYGGVAPTIRKEVWPFLLGHYHFDMTQKRRLEVDKQVRAYYEQTMKEWLGCEAIVKQREGEKHAEAIAKCNSVERPGPVQRDSTISTDSSQSTSSEKQIAQSDSSSSTQAFGSVEEVDPIESEMKPEEGKEVSKIPLKDCPDVANRNVTSESGYPPKKISVGSGLPEQPQSTNNNSPATKLPATDLTVKTVATQPSPEPSEPQGAASRPVAETQAGSKLTEDLPVSRSTEEPKVTITVDDKAGEERPKAPTQESKAPESKEVECSESVQIIQISERVKERGSDKEDVNSLGNTETENKVAGNGLSEVSTTKDPKLPVRAAYATENTDILKLEMEVSNVYIPAPPLGEATVNKTLESKASVSEPSCATEPSLTEGNKASTIAVEAGIAEKEDPNFSDIEEITESELQKIKTPQTSEACVCEKDMGSTEEKVSEIAEAKTLDTVEASVPEKSNTKAAEMTVAIDSEKHAPCMPVLKPPQLEARASVTVTAHSMRSPDTLDSDDSPSALEMEDIPTAWARPLSGLMAPPAAPFLALGRVVSGEPVLHASSNTSLDGTEPTLSEEEPEMESLYPQSDFLVVTGELKPEVSPVVVSPAGTTYSQEQLDLYLLNLHRIDKDVRRCDRTYWYFTPANLEKLRNIMCSYVWQHLEIGYVQGMCDLLAPLLVILDDEVMAFSCFSELMKRMNQNFPHGGAMDSHFANMRSLIQILDSELFELMQMNGDYTHFYFCYRWFLLDFKREMLYDDVFSVWESIWAATYTSSTHFVLFIALALVEIYRDIILENNMDFTDIIKFFNEMAEHHNIPQVLTMARDLVLKVQTLIENK is encoded by the exons CTGTAGTGGAGGCATGTGTGCTCCATGGGCTGAAGAGGCGAGCAGCGGGCCTCCTTTGCAGTAATAAGGTAGCAGCACTCTTCATGAAGGTGGGGAAGAGCTTCACCCCGGCGGAGGAACTCTGTCAGAAGGTCCAGGAACTAGAGCAGCTCATTGAGACCAA ACAGGCTCAACTAAATAATGGCAGTGTTCAGAAGCAACCCGGATTGACCAACCTCCCCCCTCAGGGCTTGAGGAACCTGTGGATCCGCACTGCTCTCATGGAGAAGCTTCTGGACAAGATTGTCATGTACCTAGTGGAGAACAGCAG TACGTTCTATGACAGTGAGGCCATTCTATTGGATCCTGTGGATGGACCAATCCTTGCCTCTCTGTTAG TCGGCCCCTGTGCTCTGGAGTACACTAAGGTGAAGACAGCCGACCACTTCTGGACAGACCCCTCTGCTGATGAGCTCGTCCAGAGACACCGCATCCACAGTGGCCACTGTCGCCAGGACTCCCCCTCCAGGCGACCTGCCCTG ATCCAGAAGAGGCAGTCCAGTGGCAGTATGGAGGACAGGCCCATCCTGTGGGCTCGGGACTACGTTGAGTCCCTCCATCAGAACAACAGGGCTACACTGCTGTTTGGCAAGAACAACGTCCTGGTGCAgccg AGGGATGACATGGAGGCTATCCCAGGGTACCTGTCTCTCCACCAGACTGCAGATCTCATGACCCTGAAATGGACCCCCAACCAGCTCATGAATGGCACTGTGGCAGATGACACTGAAAAAAG TGTTTACTGGGACTTTGCCATGACTATTCGCCTGGAGGAGATTGTTTATCTACACTGCCATCAGCAAG TGGACAGTGGTGGAACAGTGGTTCTGGTGAGTCAGGATGGGATCCAGAGGCCTCCGCTGCGGTTCCCCCGGGGAGGACACCTGCTCCAGTTCCTGACCTGCCTGGAGACAGGCCTGCTGCCACACGGACAACTCGACCCCCCTCTGTGGTCCCAGAGGGGAAAG GGAAAGGTTTTCCCTAAGTTGCGGAAGAGGAGTCCGCAGGGGTCTGTGGAGTCTGTGTCGGATAAAGAGGAGGACGAGGCCACTGACTATGTCTTCCGGATCCTGCTCCCTGGTACTCCGTCAGACTTTG TGGCTCCAGAGCTGATGGACCAGGCGGTGAACATGTGGCACCCCACCCCCAGGAagtcctcctgtttctcctgctCTCAGAACGGATCCCCTGTTGGCTCACTATCCAACGGCTGCAACCAGGACAGGGCTCCCCTGAAACTCCTCTGTGACACCATGAAGTACCAGATCATTTCCCGTGCTTTCTATGGCT GGCTTGCCTACTGCCGTCACCTGTCCACCGTTCGTATCCACCTCTCTGCCCTGGTCAACCCCACCATCGTCGACCCTAACGTGCCTCATGATGCCCGAGGAGGGCTGACTGTGGATGTCTGGAGCAGCTTCCTCCAGGACTGCTCT GCGTATGATGAGCATGAGCTTCTGCGGATGGTGTACTATGGTGGTGTGGCCCCTACAATACGCAAGGAGGTCTGGCCATTCCTGCTGGGACACTACCACTTCGATATGACCCAGAAACGTAGGCTGGAG gtggataAGCAGGTGCGGGCCTACTATGAGCAGACTATGAAGGAGTGGCTGGGCTGTGAGGCCATCGtcaagcagagggagggggagaagcaTGCTGAAGCCATAGCCAAGTGCAATTCTGTGGAAAGACCAGGACCAGTGCAGCGAGACTCCACCATCAGCACTGAT TCCTCACAGAGCACCAGTTCAGAGAAACAGATTGCCCAGAGTGACTCCAGCAGTAGCACACAG GCATTTGGGTCTGTGGAGGAGGTGGATCCGATAGAATCCGAGATGAAGCCAGAGGAAGGCAAAGAGGTGTCCAAAATACCTTTGAAAGACTGCCCAGATGTGGCCAACCGCAATGTTACCTCAGAATCTGGATACCCACCCAAAAAAATCTCTGTTGGCTCAGGTCTTCCAGAACAGCCCCAAAGCACAAACAACAACAGCCCTGCAACAAAACTTCCTGCAACTGATTTAACTGTCAAAACAGTTGCCACTCAGCCATCACCAGAGCCATCAGAGCCCCAGGGAGCTGCATCTAGGCCAGTGGCAGAGACCCAAGCTGGGTCAAAGCTAACCGAGGATCTCCCTGTCTCAAGATCAACAGAGGAACCAAAGGTCACGATAACAGTTGATGACAAGGCAGGGGAGGAGCGTCCTAAGGCTCCAACACAAGAGTCCAAAGCCCCAGAGAGTAAAGAGGTTGAATGCTCTGAATCGGTACAAATCATACAAATCTCAGAGAGGGTTAAAGAAAGGGGTTCTGACAAAGAAGACGTGAATTCCTTAGGAAATACTGAAACCGAAAACAAAGTTGCAGGAAATGGGTTGTCTGAAGTTTCCACCACAAAAGACCCAAAGCTGCCTGTGAGAGCTGCGTACGCAACTGAGAATACTGATATTCTCAAACTAGAAATGGAGGTTTCTAATGTATATATTCCAGCTCCACCACTAGGTGAGGCCACAGTTAATAAAACACTAGAGAGCAAAGCCTCAGTGTCAGAACCATCCTGTGCCACAGAACCATCTTTAACAGAAGGAAACAAAGCTTCAACaatagcagtggaggctggtattGCTGAAAAAGAGGACCCAAACTTCTCTGACATTGAAGAAATCACAGAATCTGAATTACAAAAAATTAAAACCCCTCAAACCAGCGAAGCTTGTGTTTGTGAGAAAGACATGGGTAGTACTGAAGAAAAGGTTTCAGAAATAGCTGAAGCCAAAACATTAGACACTGTGGAGGCCAGTGTCCCTGAGAAAAGCAATACCAAAGCTGCAGAAATGACAGTTGCCATAGATTCAGAGAAACATGCACCTTGCATGCCAGTACTGAAGCCACCTCAGCTAGAGGCCAGGGCCAGTGTTACAGTGACAGCCCACTCTATGCGTTCTCCTGATACACTAGATTCTGATGACTCGCCCTCTGCCTTAGAGATGGAGGACATTCCCACGGCCTGGGCAAGACCCTTGTCCGGCCTGATGGCTCCCCCTGCTGCCCCCTTCTTGGCCCTGGGGAGAGTTGTTTCAGGGGAACCTGTCCTGCATGCAAGCTCCAACACCAGTCTTGATGGAACTGAGCCAACCCTGTCTGAGGAGGAGCCTGAGATGGAGAGTCTCTACCCCCAGTCTGACTTTTTGGTTGTGACAGGTGAACTCAAACCTGAGGTTTCACCAGTGGTAGTGTCCCCTGCAGGGACTACCTACTCT CAAGAGCAGCTGGACTTGTACTTGCTCAACCTGCATCGCATTGATAAGGACGTGAGACGCTGTGACAGAACCTACTGGTACTTCACCCCTGCTAACCTGGAGAAACTACGCAACATAATGTGCAGTTATGTGTGGCAGCATCTGGAGATTGGCTATGTCCAGGGCATGTGTGATCTGCTGGCTCCTTTACTGGTCATTCTGGATGACG AGGTCATGGCTTTCAGCTGCTTCTCTGAGTTGATGAAGAGGATGAATCAGAACTTCCCCCATGGAGGGGCCATGGACTCACACTTTGCCAACATGCGCTCCCTCATCCAG ATCCTTGATTCAGAGCTCTTTGAACTGATGCAGATGAATGGAGACTACACTCACTTCTACTTCTGCTACCGCTGGTTCCTGCTAGACTTCAAAAGAG AGATGTTGTATGATGATGTGTTCTCCGTGTGGGAGAGCATCTGGGCGGCCACGTATACCTCCTCCACTCATTTTGTCCTCTTCATCGCTCTGGCACTGGTGGAGATATACCGAGACATCATCCTAGAGAACAACATGGACTTCACTGACATCATCAAGTTCTTCAACG AAATGGCTGAGCATCACAACATCCCGCAGGTCCTAACGATGGCTCGAGACTTGGTCCTCAAAGTGCAGACTCTCATAGAAAACAAGTGA
- the triap1 gene encoding TP53-regulated inhibitor of apoptosis 1, producing the protein MNSVGEGCTELKREYDQCFNRWFAEKFLKGDRSGDPCTEMFKKYQHCVQKAIKEKDIPIDGVEFMGPNKEKRDR; encoded by the exons ATGAATAGTGTTGGAGAGGGCTGCACTGAACTAAAACGGGAATATGACCAGTGCTTTAACCGTTGGTTTGCTGAGAAATTCTTGAAGGGAGATCGAAGCGGTGATCCCTGTACCGAAATGTTCAAGAAATATCAGCATTGTGTCCAG AAGGCCATAAAAGAAAAGGACATTCCCATTGATGGCGTAGAATTCATGGGCCCAAATAAAGAGAAACGTGACAGATGA
- the srsf9 gene encoding serine/arginine-rich splicing factor 9, which produces MTDGRIYVGNLPMDVQERDIEDLFFKYGKIRDIELKNNRGTIPFAFVRFEDPRDAEDAVYGRNGYGFGDSKLRVEYPRSSGAKFSGPMGGGERGEGGGPKGRFGPPTRRSEFRVIVTGLPPSGSWQDLKDHMREAGDVCFADVQRDGEGVVEFVRREDMEYALRRLDRTEFRSHQGEMANIRVHGEHGASYGRSQSRSRSPRGRGYSPPPYKSRGSPPQRYQSPPRRHVSRHSPPARRHPVTHHSPPPRHYR; this is translated from the exons ATGACTGATGGAAGGATCTACGTGGGAAATCTTCCAATGGATGTCCAGGAGAGGGACATAGAGGATCTCTTCTTCAAATATGGAAAAATTCGGGATATCGAACTAAAGAATAACAGGGGAACCATCCCTTTTGCTTTTGTACGCTTCGAAGATCCACG GGATGCAGAAGATGCTGTCTATGGAAGGAATGGATATGGATTCGGTGACTCCAAGCTTCGTGTAGAATACCCTCGCTCCTCTGGCGCCAAATTTAGTGGCCCTATGGGAGGCGGAGAAAGAGGCGAAGGCGGGGGTCCTAAGGGGAGGTTTGGGCCTCCAACTCGGAGATCTGAGTTCCGGGTGATAGTGACTG GCTTGCCCCCATCAGGGAGCTGGCAGGATCTTAAAGACCACATGCGTGAGGCAGGGGATGTGTGTTTCGCCGATGTGCAGCGGGATGGTGAAGGGGTGGTGGAGTTTGTCCGTCGGGAGGACATGGAGTATGCCCTGCGCAGACTGGACAGGACTGAGTTCCGCTCCCATCAG GGGGAGATGGCAAACATTCGTGTCCACGGAGAACATGGTGCCAGTTATGGTCGCTCGCAGTCCCGCTCCAGATCCCCCCGGGGGCGTGGCTACTCACCACCTCCTTACAAAAGCAGAGGGTCCCCTCCACAGCGCTACCAGTCACCTCCACGGCGCCATGTGTCCCGCCATAGCCCCCCAGCGAGGCGACACCCAGTAACACACCACAGCCCACCCCCACGCCACTATCGGTAG